The Microbacterium sp. Nx66 genome contains a region encoding:
- the rpoZ gene encoding DNA-directed RNA polymerase subunit omega, with protein sequence MAGRNNGIIDPPIDNLLERVDSKYELVIYAAKRARQINDYYSDLHEGNLFDNVGPLVDSSVEDKPLTIALHEINEDKLRLRHAE encoded by the coding sequence ATGGCCGGACGCAACAACGGCATCATCGATCCCCCCATCGACAACCTGCTGGAGCGCGTCGACTCCAAGTACGAGCTCGTCATCTACGCCGCCAAGCGCGCCCGTCAGATCAACGACTACTACTCCGACCTGCACGAGGGCAACCTCTTCGACAACGTGGGCCCGCTCGTCGACTCCTCGGTCGAGGACAAGCCGCTCACCATCGCCCTGCACGAGATCAACGAGGACAAGCTCCGCCTGCGTCACGCGGAGTGA
- the gmk gene encoding guanylate kinase: MAEERRTVPEVDRAAAARRAVERRRARASLKRDLTMRVVTPQAVLHRATEDPDSVEGSMRITDFLLALPAIGAGKRDRVLEQLHISPVKRLGGLGARQRRVLEEWLDERFPVPTPRGTRSRLLVLAGPTAVGKGTVAAHIRENNPEIHLSVSATTRPPRPGEIDGVHYYFVDDAEFDRLVADGELLEYAVVHNRSRYGTPRAPIDAALAEGKTVLLEIDLQGARQVRDAEPSATLIFLLPPSWDELVHRLVGRGTEDAEERARRLRTAKVELAAQNEFDHLIVNEDVATAAREVVDLSTSSAR, translated from the coding sequence GTGGCTGAGGAACGCCGCACCGTCCCCGAGGTCGACAGGGCCGCCGCCGCACGTCGAGCGGTCGAGCGACGACGCGCCAGGGCCTCGCTCAAGCGCGACCTCACCATGCGCGTCGTCACCCCGCAGGCCGTGCTGCATCGCGCGACGGAGGACCCCGACTCGGTCGAGGGCTCCATGCGCATCACCGACTTCCTCCTCGCCCTCCCCGCGATCGGCGCGGGCAAGCGCGACCGGGTGCTGGAGCAGCTCCACATCTCGCCGGTCAAGCGCCTCGGCGGACTCGGCGCCCGTCAACGCCGAGTGCTGGAGGAGTGGCTCGACGAGCGCTTCCCCGTTCCGACCCCCCGTGGGACACGCAGCCGGCTCCTCGTCCTCGCCGGCCCCACGGCGGTGGGCAAGGGGACCGTCGCCGCGCACATCCGCGAGAACAACCCGGAGATCCACCTGTCCGTCTCGGCGACCACCCGGCCGCCGCGCCCGGGCGAGATCGACGGTGTGCACTACTACTTCGTGGACGACGCCGAGTTCGACCGCCTGGTCGCCGACGGCGAGCTGCTGGAGTATGCGGTGGTCCACAACCGCTCGCGCTACGGCACCCCGCGCGCCCCGATCGACGCCGCACTGGCGGAGGGGAAGACCGTCCTGCTGGAGATCGACCTGCAGGGCGCGCGCCAGGTGCGCGATGCGGAGCCGTCCGCGACGCTGATCTTCCTCCTGCCGCCGAGCTGGGACGAGCTGGTGCACAGGCTGGTCGGCCGCGGCACCGAGGACGCCGAGGAACGGGCCCGGCGGCTGCGCACCGCGAAGGTCGAGCTGGCGGCGCAGAACGAGTTCGACCACCTCATCGTGAACGAGGACGTCGCCACCGCCGCCCGCGAGGTCGTAGACTTGTCTACAAGCTCTGCGCGCTGA
- the metK gene encoding methionine adenosyltransferase → MSALRLFTSESVTEGHPDKICDQISDSILDGLLAKDPGSRVAVETLVTTGLVHVAGEIRTDAYVDIPTIVRQVVNGIGYTSSDTGFDGDSCGVSVSVGEQSTDIAHGVDNAQEHRDGSSVDPLDGLGAGDQGIMFGFATNETPQLMPMAAWTAHRIAERLTEVRRSGLLPFLRPDGKTQVTLGYDGFTPKTVDAVVLSTQHNPDIAQDDLKAQIREHVIDPVLATTGLDLHDVTYYINPAGPFVTGGPKGDAGLTGRKIIIDTYGGAARHGGGAFSGKDPSKVDRSGAYATRWVAKNAVAAGLADRLEVQVAYAIGVARPVGLYVETFGTGRVSDEVITRAIDEVFDLRPQAIIEQLDLLRPIYAQTAAYGHFGRELPDFTWERTDRAEELRRAAGL, encoded by the coding sequence ATGAGCGCGCTGCGTCTGTTCACGTCCGAGTCCGTCACCGAAGGGCATCCGGACAAGATCTGCGACCAGATCTCGGACAGCATCCTCGATGGACTGCTCGCGAAGGACCCGGGCTCCCGGGTCGCGGTCGAGACGCTCGTCACGACCGGGCTCGTGCACGTCGCCGGGGAGATCCGCACGGACGCCTACGTCGACATCCCGACGATCGTCCGGCAGGTCGTGAACGGCATCGGCTACACGTCCTCCGACACCGGCTTCGACGGCGACTCGTGCGGCGTCAGCGTCTCGGTGGGGGAGCAGTCCACCGACATCGCCCACGGTGTCGACAACGCGCAGGAGCACCGCGACGGCTCGTCCGTGGATCCGCTCGACGGTCTCGGCGCCGGAGACCAGGGCATCATGTTCGGGTTCGCCACCAACGAGACCCCGCAGCTCATGCCGATGGCCGCATGGACCGCGCACCGCATCGCCGAACGGCTGACGGAGGTGCGCCGCAGCGGGCTGCTGCCCTTCCTGCGCCCCGACGGCAAGACGCAGGTCACCCTCGGCTATGACGGCTTCACCCCGAAGACCGTCGACGCCGTCGTGCTGTCCACGCAGCACAACCCGGACATCGCCCAGGACGACCTGAAGGCGCAGATCCGCGAGCACGTCATCGATCCGGTCCTCGCCACGACCGGCCTCGACCTCCACGACGTCACCTACTACATCAACCCCGCGGGGCCCTTCGTCACGGGCGGCCCGAAGGGGGATGCCGGGCTCACCGGACGCAAGATCATCATCGACACCTACGGGGGAGCCGCACGGCACGGGGGCGGTGCCTTCAGCGGCAAGGACCCGTCGAAGGTCGACCGCTCGGGTGCGTACGCGACCCGCTGGGTCGCCAAGAACGCGGTCGCCGCGGGCCTCGCCGACCGCCTCGAGGTGCAGGTCGCCTACGCGATCGGTGTCGCGCGCCCCGTCGGCCTGTATGTGGAGACCTTCGGCACGGGGCGCGTGTCCGACGAGGTCATCACGCGGGCCATCGACGAGGTGTTCGATCTGCGGCCGCAGGCCATCATCGAGCAGCTCGACCTGCTGCGGCCGATCTACGCCCAGACGGCGGCCTACGGGCACTTCGGTCGGGAGCTGCCGGACTTCACGTGGGAGCGGACGGACCGGGCCGAGGAGCTGCGGCGCGCTGCCGGGCTCTGA
- the pyrF gene encoding orotidine-5'-phosphate decarboxylase: MTERFGERARVALEAHGPLCVGIDPHAALLAAWGLTADAAGVREFGLRTVEAAAGRAGLVKPQVSFFERYGAAGFAALEEVLAAARAAGLLVIADAKRGDIGSTMADYAQAWLPAGAPLEADALTVNPYLGVGALEGAFALAEEHGKGLFVLAATSNPEATVLQRARTADGETVSAAVVAEVSRRNATTTPEGEWGSFGFVIGATVDAVEAGLTPFAPVAPILAPGFGAQGATPVDLVRRFGSQAGSVIASESRSLLSAGPAALAETIADRAAQYREVSRG, translated from the coding sequence ATGACGGAACGCTTCGGCGAGCGGGCCCGTGTCGCCCTGGAGGCGCACGGCCCGCTCTGTGTCGGCATCGACCCCCACGCCGCTCTGCTGGCGGCGTGGGGGCTGACCGCCGATGCTGCGGGAGTCCGGGAGTTCGGGCTCCGTACCGTCGAGGCGGCCGCCGGTCGCGCCGGTCTCGTGAAGCCGCAGGTGTCGTTCTTCGAGCGGTACGGCGCGGCCGGGTTCGCCGCCCTCGAGGAGGTGCTGGCGGCCGCGCGCGCGGCCGGACTGCTGGTGATCGCCGACGCCAAGCGCGGCGACATCGGGTCGACGATGGCGGATTACGCCCAGGCCTGGCTCCCCGCGGGCGCGCCGCTGGAGGCGGACGCCCTGACGGTGAACCCGTACCTCGGCGTCGGTGCGCTGGAGGGTGCGTTCGCCCTCGCGGAGGAGCACGGCAAGGGGCTCTTCGTCCTCGCCGCGACCAGCAACCCGGAGGCGACCGTGCTGCAGCGGGCGAGGACCGCGGACGGCGAGACCGTATCCGCGGCCGTGGTCGCCGAGGTGTCGCGCCGGAACGCCACCACGACGCCCGAGGGGGAGTGGGGCAGCTTCGGCTTCGTCATCGGCGCCACAGTGGACGCGGTGGAAGCGGGGCTGACTCCGTTCGCGCCCGTCGCCCCGATCCTCGCCCCCGGCTTCGGCGCACAGGGCGCCACTCCCGTGGATCTCGTCCGCCGCTTCGGCTCCCAGGCCGGCTCGGTGATCGCGAGCGAGAGCCGCAGCCTCCTCTCCGCGGGCCCGGCGGCCCTCGCCGAGACGATCGCCGACCGTGCCGCCCAGTATCGAGAGGTCAGCCGTGGCTGA
- the carA gene encoding glutamine-hydrolyzing carbamoyl-phosphate synthase small subunit: MTLSTSSPQASAARLPDPAVLVLEDGTRHRGRAYGARGRTLGEVVFATGMSGYQETITDPSYAGQIVLQTAPHIGNTGMNDEDTESRRIWVAGYIVRDPSRVVSNWRATASLDEVLVEDGIVGISGIDTRAVTRHIRSAGSMRGGIFSGADAELDPEEQLRIVREAPEMTGLNLSAQVSVENATVTPAVGERIGNLAVLDLGVKQATIDNLAARGFDVHVLPQDVSIDEIRAIEPVAVFYSNGPGDPAASGDHVELLRAVLDDGLPFFGICFGNQLLGRALGLGTYKLPFGHRGINQPVLDKQTGKVEITAHNHGFAVEAPLEGSFDSPHGYGKVEVSHVGLNDNVVEGLRALDIPAFSVQYHPEAAAGPHDANYLFDRFRDMVIATLRPAQGPTQGDAK; the protein is encoded by the coding sequence ATGACCCTCTCGACTTCCTCCCCGCAGGCCTCCGCGGCCCGCCTCCCCGATCCCGCCGTCCTCGTGCTCGAGGACGGCACCCGACACCGCGGACGCGCCTACGGCGCGCGCGGACGCACCCTCGGCGAGGTCGTGTTCGCCACCGGCATGTCGGGATACCAGGAGACCATCACCGACCCGTCCTACGCCGGACAGATCGTCCTGCAGACGGCCCCGCACATCGGCAACACCGGCATGAACGACGAGGACACCGAATCCCGCCGCATCTGGGTCGCCGGCTACATCGTGCGCGACCCCTCGCGCGTCGTCTCGAACTGGCGTGCGACCGCGTCCCTCGACGAGGTCCTCGTCGAGGACGGCATCGTCGGCATCAGTGGCATCGACACGCGTGCGGTCACCCGTCACATCCGCTCCGCCGGCTCCATGCGCGGCGGCATCTTCTCGGGTGCGGACGCGGAGCTCGACCCGGAGGAGCAGCTGCGCATCGTCCGCGAGGCTCCGGAGATGACCGGCCTCAACCTCTCTGCCCAGGTGTCCGTCGAGAACGCGACCGTGACCCCGGCGGTGGGGGAGCGCATCGGCAACCTCGCCGTGCTCGACCTGGGTGTGAAGCAGGCCACGATCGACAACCTCGCCGCCCGCGGCTTCGACGTGCACGTCCTCCCGCAGGACGTGAGCATCGACGAGATCCGGGCGATCGAGCCTGTCGCCGTCTTCTACTCGAACGGCCCCGGGGACCCCGCGGCGTCGGGCGACCACGTCGAACTGCTGCGCGCGGTCCTCGACGACGGGCTGCCCTTCTTCGGTATCTGCTTCGGCAACCAGCTCCTCGGCCGCGCCCTGGGTCTCGGCACGTACAAGCTGCCGTTCGGCCACCGCGGCATCAACCAGCCGGTGCTGGACAAGCAGACGGGCAAGGTGGAGATCACCGCGCACAACCACGGCTTCGCCGTCGAGGCGCCCCTGGAGGGCTCGTTCGACAGCCCGCACGGCTACGGCAAGGTCGAGGTCAGCCACGTCGGCCTCAACGACAACGTCGTGGAGGGCCTGCGCGCCCTCGACATCCCCGCCTTCTCGGTGCAGTACCACCCCGAGGCCGCGGCGGGACCGCACGACGCCAACTACCTCTTCGACCGCTTCCGCGACATGGTCATCGCGACCCTTCGACCCGCTCAGGGACCCACCCAGGGAGATGCAAAGTAA
- a CDS encoding PH-like domain-containing protein, whose product MSARDLAVAIIIAVALLILLSMLFAWRRRVRRDAAYTAPLGVPEHAEVTRRDEVLYVSTTRHEQPLERLAITPLAFRARGELAVTDRGIALALDGAPTVFLAADRLVSVDRATVTIDRVVEPGGLVRIAWHVDDATVVDSYVRLTGGDLPTLISDLQRLIPAAPDTGATS is encoded by the coding sequence ATGAGCGCACGGGACCTCGCGGTCGCGATCATCATCGCCGTCGCGCTGCTCATCCTGCTGTCGATGCTGTTCGCCTGGCGACGACGAGTGCGGCGCGATGCCGCGTACACGGCCCCGCTCGGGGTGCCGGAGCACGCGGAGGTGACGCGCCGCGACGAGGTGCTCTACGTGTCCACCACTCGGCACGAGCAGCCCCTCGAACGGCTCGCGATCACCCCGCTGGCGTTCCGTGCACGCGGCGAGCTGGCCGTGACCGACCGCGGCATCGCGCTGGCCCTGGACGGTGCCCCCACCGTCTTCCTCGCCGCCGACCGCCTGGTCTCCGTCGACCGCGCGACCGTCACCATCGATCGCGTCGTGGAGCCCGGCGGGCTCGTGCGCATCGCGTGGCACGTCGACGACGCGACCGTCGTCGACAGCTATGTGCGCCTCACCGGCGGCGACCTCCCGACCCTCATCTCCGACCTGCAGCGGCTCATCCCCGCCGCCCCTGACACAGGAGCCACGTCATGA
- the carB gene encoding carbamoyl-phosphate synthase large subunit, translating to MPKRDDIHSVLVIGSGPIVIGQACEFDYSGTQACRVLREEGVRVILVNSNPATIMTDPDFADATYIEPITPAVIETIIAKEKPDAILPTLGGQTALNAAMALHEQGILEKYDVELIGAKVDAIKKGEDRQVFKELVLEAGADVAKSVIAHTMDDLLAGAEQLGYPLVVRPSFTMGGLGSGFAYDEEDLRRIGGAGLRDSPTTEVLLEESILGWKEYELELMRDTADNTVVVCSIENVDPVGVHTGDSITVAPALTLTDREYQKLRDIGIDIIRAVGVDTGGCNIQFAVNPENGRIIVIEMNPRVSRSSALASKATGFPIAKLAAKLALGYRLDEIPNDITGVTPASFEPTLDYVVVKVPRFAFEKFPAADATLTTTMKSVGEAMAIGRNYATALQKALRSLEKRGSSFHWGEESRSVEELLEIAKTPTDGRIVTLQQALRKGATIEQAFEATAIDPWFLDQIVLINEVAEVVRTAGELDDATLRYAKEHGFSDAQIAQLRGESEAEIRGVRHGLGIRPVYKTVDTCAGEFPALTPYHYSSYDAETEVAPSDRTKVVIIGSGPNRIGQGVEFDYSCVHASFALSDAGFETVMINCNPETVSTDYDTSDRLYFEPLTLEDVLEVLDAEAASGTILGVVCQLGGQTPLGLAKGIEAAGYTVLGTSPEAIDLAEERELFSRLLDEAGLLAPRNGTAIDVEGAVRIAEEIGYPVLVRPSFVLGGRGMEIVYGTDALRDYFVRTAGEVVIEEGKPLLVDRFLDDAIELDVDALYDGTDLFIGGVMEHLEEAGIHSGDSSCTLPPVSLGRSDVDRVREATLAIAQGVGVRGLLNVQFAISAGVLYVIEANPRASRTVPFVSKALGIPMAKAASRIMAGSTIAELRAEGMLPEQDGSRVPLDAPVSVKEAVLPFKRFRTADGKTVDSVLGPEMRSTGEVMGIDRDFPTAFAKSQAAAYGGMPTSGTVFISVADSDKRAVILPAHRLQQLGFTIVATEGTAEILSRNGIAVTVVEKYSETQESGARNIVDLINDGEIDIVVNTPSGGAARADGYEIRAAAVAADKALFTTIAVLGAAVSGMDAAHEGFQVKSLQEYAQDRMAAV from the coding sequence ATGCCCAAGCGCGACGACATCCACTCCGTCCTCGTCATCGGCTCCGGCCCGATCGTCATCGGCCAGGCCTGCGAGTTCGACTACTCCGGCACCCAGGCGTGCCGCGTCCTCCGCGAGGAGGGCGTCCGGGTCATCCTCGTCAACTCGAACCCGGCGACGATCATGACCGACCCCGACTTCGCCGACGCGACGTACATCGAGCCGATCACCCCCGCGGTGATCGAGACGATCATCGCGAAGGAGAAGCCCGACGCGATCCTGCCGACGCTCGGCGGTCAGACGGCGCTGAACGCCGCGATGGCGCTGCACGAGCAGGGCATCCTCGAGAAGTACGACGTCGAGCTCATCGGCGCGAAGGTGGACGCCATCAAGAAGGGCGAGGACCGTCAGGTCTTCAAGGAGCTCGTCCTCGAAGCGGGCGCGGACGTCGCCAAGAGCGTCATCGCGCACACCATGGACGACCTCCTCGCCGGTGCCGAGCAGCTCGGCTACCCGCTCGTGGTGCGCCCCTCCTTCACGATGGGTGGGCTGGGCTCCGGCTTCGCCTACGACGAGGAGGACCTGCGCCGTATCGGCGGTGCCGGCCTGCGCGACTCGCCGACGACCGAGGTGCTCCTGGAGGAGTCGATCCTCGGCTGGAAGGAGTACGAGCTCGAGCTCATGCGCGACACCGCCGACAACACGGTCGTCGTCTGCTCCATCGAGAACGTCGACCCGGTCGGCGTGCACACGGGCGACTCGATCACCGTGGCCCCGGCGCTGACCCTCACCGACCGCGAGTACCAGAAGCTCCGCGACATCGGCATCGACATCATCCGTGCGGTGGGCGTGGACACGGGTGGCTGCAACATCCAGTTCGCGGTCAACCCGGAGAACGGGCGCATCATCGTCATCGAGATGAACCCGCGCGTGTCCCGGTCGAGCGCCCTGGCGTCGAAGGCCACCGGCTTCCCGATCGCCAAGCTCGCGGCCAAGCTCGCCCTCGGGTACCGCCTCGACGAGATCCCGAACGACATCACCGGCGTGACCCCGGCGAGCTTCGAGCCGACGCTCGACTACGTCGTCGTCAAGGTCCCGCGGTTCGCGTTCGAGAAGTTCCCGGCCGCCGACGCCACGCTCACCACGACCATGAAGTCGGTCGGCGAGGCGATGGCGATCGGCCGCAACTACGCCACCGCACTGCAGAAGGCGCTGCGGTCGCTCGAGAAGCGGGGCTCCAGCTTCCACTGGGGCGAGGAGTCGCGCAGCGTCGAGGAACTGCTCGAGATCGCGAAGACGCCGACCGACGGCCGGATCGTCACCCTGCAGCAGGCGCTGCGCAAGGGCGCGACCATCGAGCAGGCGTTCGAGGCCACGGCCATCGACCCCTGGTTCCTCGACCAGATCGTCCTCATCAACGAGGTCGCCGAGGTCGTGCGCACCGCCGGCGAGCTGGACGACGCGACGCTGCGCTACGCCAAGGAGCACGGCTTCTCCGACGCGCAGATCGCCCAGCTCCGCGGCGAGAGCGAGGCCGAGATCCGCGGCGTGCGCCACGGCCTGGGAATCCGCCCCGTCTACAAGACGGTCGACACCTGCGCGGGGGAGTTCCCCGCGCTGACGCCGTACCACTACTCGAGCTACGACGCCGAGACCGAGGTCGCGCCGTCGGACCGCACCAAGGTCGTCATCATCGGCTCCGGCCCGAACCGCATCGGTCAGGGCGTCGAGTTCGACTACTCCTGCGTGCACGCCTCGTTCGCGCTGTCGGACGCGGGCTTCGAGACCGTGATGATCAACTGCAACCCGGAGACCGTGTCGACCGACTACGACACGTCCGACCGGCTGTACTTCGAGCCGCTGACGCTCGAGGACGTCCTGGAGGTCCTGGACGCGGAGGCGGCGAGCGGCACCATCCTCGGCGTCGTCTGCCAGCTCGGTGGCCAGACCCCGCTCGGGCTCGCGAAGGGCATCGAGGCGGCCGGCTACACGGTCCTGGGGACGAGCCCGGAGGCCATCGACCTGGCCGAGGAGCGCGAGCTGTTCTCGCGACTGCTCGACGAGGCCGGGCTGCTGGCGCCGCGCAACGGCACGGCGATCGACGTGGAGGGCGCGGTGCGCATCGCCGAGGAGATCGGCTACCCCGTGCTCGTGCGCCCGAGCTTCGTGCTCGGCGGTCGCGGCATGGAGATCGTCTACGGCACCGATGCGCTGCGCGACTACTTCGTGCGGACGGCCGGCGAGGTCGTGATCGAGGAGGGCAAGCCGCTCCTGGTCGACCGGTTCCTCGACGACGCGATCGAGCTCGATGTGGACGCCCTGTACGACGGCACCGACCTCTTCATCGGCGGCGTCATGGAGCACCTGGAGGAAGCCGGCATCCACTCCGGCGACTCGAGCTGCACGCTGCCGCCGGTCTCGCTCGGTCGCAGCGACGTGGACCGCGTCCGCGAGGCCACCCTCGCCATCGCACAGGGCGTCGGCGTGCGTGGTCTGCTGAACGTGCAGTTCGCGATCAGCGCCGGCGTGCTCTACGTCATCGAGGCGAATCCCCGGGCGAGCCGCACGGTACCGTTCGTCTCGAAGGCGCTGGGCATCCCGATGGCGAAGGCCGCCAGCCGCATCATGGCCGGCTCGACGATCGCCGAGCTCCGCGCCGAGGGGATGCTGCCCGAACAGGACGGCTCGCGCGTCCCGCTGGACGCCCCGGTCTCGGTCAAGGAGGCCGTGCTGCCCTTCAAGCGGTTCCGCACCGCCGACGGCAAGACCGTCGACTCGGTCCTCGGCCCGGAGATGCGCTCGACCGGCGAGGTCATGGGCATCGACCGGGACTTCCCGACCGCGTTCGCGAAGTCCCAGGCCGCGGCCTACGGCGGCATGCCGACGTCGGGAACCGTGTTCATCTCGGTCGCCGACTCCGACAAGCGTGCGGTGATCCTCCCGGCGCACCGCCTCCAGCAGCTCGGCTTCACGATCGTGGCGACCGAGGGCACGGCGGAGATCCTGTCGCGCAACGGCATCGCCGTCACGGTGGTCGAGAAGTACAGCGAGACGCAGGAGTCCGGAGCCCGGAACATCGTCGACCTCATCAACGACGGGGAGATCGACATCGTCGTGAACACCCCGTCGGGTGGTGCCGCTCGCGCGGACGGCTACGAGATCCGCGCCGCCGCGGTGGCCGCGGACAAGGCGCTCTTCACGACCATCGCCGTGCTCGGTGCGGCGGTGAGCGGGATGGACGCGGCGCACGAGGGCTTCCAGGTCAAGAGCCTGCAGGAGTACGCGCAGGACCGGATGGCCGCGGTATGA
- a CDS encoding primosomal protein N': MSPESRRIARVLLESPLPQLDRLFDYALPPELGDVEPGVRVRVPLRTAGRVVDGFVVELDVEDDADRPLSEVESIVSSVPVLPDRLYRLARRVADRAAGSASDVLRLVIPKRQVRVEKAWTADSPIPQPEPDARDAAASVVGLYDGLQAVLDESGRAAVEAIPQLTDDAPGWARMLAAAAATTLAAGKSSILVVPDHRDLDRLLAALDGFVPPEAIARHDSRQTNPDRYRSFLRTLEDAPCIVVGNRSAVYAPVVAGLVVVWDDGDSLLGEPLAPYVHARDAALLRQEAEGSALLFAGHTRTTEVERLVARGWLQDIRAARRVLPRVVLSTPQEMEQPTPQRMPSSAFLAARNAAAEGPVLIQVSRPGFAPSLVCADCRAPARCPHCGGPLGARHRGAVPVCGWCGRGARAWTCPACSSTRLRLASSGSERTADELGRAFPGVRVIVADGSHPVERVDARPALVVATRGAEPLAEGGYRAVVLLDGPRMLQAPDLRIGEACLRWWSNAAALAAPGAPVHLVGVDGAVAKALATWNHVAYARTELEQRAPLHMPPTARVALVEGSAAAVARALEALSELSLPGDAVLGPVPVESDDVPPRVRALVRFDYGAGSRVATTLRAAVVAEAVSGRRGRTKAARSTLSVRLDILDPEL; this comes from the coding sequence ATCTCTCCGGAGAGCCGGCGCATCGCCCGGGTGCTCCTGGAATCCCCGCTGCCGCAGCTCGACCGCCTGTTCGACTACGCCCTTCCTCCCGAGCTCGGTGACGTCGAGCCCGGGGTCCGGGTGCGTGTCCCCCTGCGGACCGCCGGCCGCGTGGTCGACGGGTTCGTGGTGGAACTGGACGTCGAGGACGACGCCGATCGGCCGCTCTCCGAGGTCGAGAGCATCGTGTCGAGCGTCCCCGTGCTGCCGGATCGTCTGTACCGACTGGCTCGGCGGGTCGCCGATCGCGCGGCGGGGTCGGCGTCCGACGTGCTGCGGCTGGTCATCCCGAAGCGGCAGGTGCGCGTCGAGAAGGCCTGGACCGCCGATTCTCCGATCCCGCAGCCGGAGCCCGACGCCCGAGACGCGGCTGCGTCCGTCGTCGGGCTGTACGACGGGCTGCAGGCGGTGCTCGACGAGAGCGGTCGTGCGGCGGTCGAGGCCATCCCGCAGCTGACCGACGACGCACCCGGTTGGGCGCGCATGCTGGCTGCAGCCGCCGCGACGACGCTCGCGGCGGGGAAGTCGAGCATCCTCGTCGTCCCGGACCACCGCGACCTCGATCGGCTTCTGGCGGCCCTCGACGGGTTCGTCCCCCCGGAGGCGATCGCGCGGCATGACTCCCGACAGACCAACCCGGACCGCTACCGCTCCTTCCTCCGCACGCTCGAGGACGCGCCCTGCATCGTCGTCGGGAACAGGTCCGCGGTGTACGCCCCCGTCGTCGCCGGTCTCGTGGTGGTGTGGGACGACGGCGACAGCCTGCTGGGCGAGCCGCTCGCTCCCTACGTCCACGCCCGGGATGCGGCGCTGCTGCGGCAGGAGGCGGAGGGATCGGCACTGCTCTTCGCCGGTCATACGCGGACGACCGAGGTGGAGCGGCTCGTGGCGCGCGGCTGGCTGCAGGACATCCGCGCGGCCCGGCGCGTGCTGCCGCGTGTGGTGCTCAGCACGCCCCAGGAGATGGAGCAGCCGACGCCGCAGCGCATGCCGTCGTCGGCCTTCCTCGCCGCCCGGAACGCGGCCGCGGAGGGGCCCGTGCTCATCCAGGTCTCGCGGCCCGGCTTCGCGCCGTCCCTCGTCTGCGCCGACTGCCGAGCCCCCGCCCGATGCCCGCACTGCGGCGGCCCCCTCGGCGCCCGCCATCGCGGCGCGGTCCCGGTATGCGGGTGGTGCGGGCGCGGTGCCAGGGCATGGACGTGCCCGGCGTGTTCCTCGACCCGTCTCCGGCTCGCCTCGTCGGGAAGCGAACGGACCGCCGATGAGCTGGGCCGCGCGTTCCCCGGCGTCCGCGTCATCGTCGCGGACGGCAGCCACCCCGTCGAGCGCGTCGACGCGCGTCCGGCGCTGGTGGTGGCCACCCGCGGCGCCGAGCCGCTCGCGGAGGGCGGCTACCGTGCCGTCGTCCTGCTCGACGGGCCGCGCATGCTGCAGGCGCCGGATCTGCGCATCGGCGAAGCCTGCCTGCGGTGGTGGTCGAACGCGGCCGCTCTGGCCGCTCCCGGCGCTCCCGTCCACCTCGTCGGTGTGGACGGCGCCGTCGCCAAGGCCCTGGCGACCTGGAACCACGTTGCCTACGCGCGCACCGAGCTGGAGCAGCGAGCGCCGCTGCACATGCCGCCGACCGCCCGCGTCGCGCTCGTGGAGGGATCCGCCGCCGCGGTCGCCCGTGCTCTGGAGGCGCTCTCCGAGCTCTCGCTGCCCGGGGACGCGGTCCTCGGTCCCGTCCCCGTCGAATCGGACGACGTCCCCCCGCGGGTCCGGGCTCTCGTACGCTTCGACTACGGCGCGGGAAGCCGCGTCGCGACCACCCTCCGTGCGGCCGTCGTGGCCGAGGCGGTGAGCGGTCGCCGCGGTCGGACCAAGGCCGCCCGCAGCACGCTCTCGGTCCGCCTCGATATCCTCGATCCAGAACTCTGA